One stretch of Anolis carolinensis isolate JA03-04 chromosome 3, rAnoCar3.1.pri, whole genome shotgun sequence DNA includes these proteins:
- the gk gene encoding glycerol kinase isoform X3 has protein sequence MAAGVGAQGGAMGPLVGAIDQGTSSTRFLVFNANTSELLSHHQVEIQQKFPKEGWVEQDPVEILQSVYECVERTCEKLNQLNVDIANIKAVGVSNQRETTVVWDKLTGEPLHDAIVWLDLRTQPTVERLLKRIPGQNKSFLKSKTGLPLSTYFSAVKLRWLLDNVPKVKQAVLNRRALFGTIDSWLIWSLTGGKDGGIHCTDVTNASRTMLFNIHSLEWDEELCKFFEIPMEILPKVRSSSEIYGLMKISPTLSSGALTGIPISGCLGDQSAALVGQMCFKDGQAKNTYGTGCFLLCNTGQKPALSEHGLLTTVAYKLGREKPVYYALEGSVAIAGAVVRWLRDNLGIARSSDEIEKLAADVGTSYGCYFVPAFSGLYAPYWEPSARGIICGLTQFTNKNHIAFAALEAVCFQTREILDAMNKDCGIPLSQLQVDGGMTNNKILMQLQADILCIPVVKPSMPETTALGAAMAAGAAEGVGVWSLNLDDLTAVTCECFEPKINPEESEYRYRRWKKAVKKSMGWETSEPQESAYCK, from the exons ATGGCGGCGGGCGTGGGGGCCCAGGGTGGCGCCATGGGCCCGCTGGTGGGGGCCATCGACCAAGGGACCAGCTCCACCCGCTTCTTG GTTTTTAATGCAAATACATCTGAATTGCTGAGTCACCATCAAGTAGAGATCCAGCAGAAATTCCCCAAAGAAGG gTGGGTAGAACAGGATCCAGTGGAAATACTTCAGTCTGTTTATGAATGTGTGGAAAGGACGTGTGAAAAACTGAACCAGCTAAATGTAGACATTGCCAATATAAAAG CTGTTGGAGTCAGCAATCAAAGAGAGACAACTGTGGTGTGGGACAAACTAACTGGAGAGCCTCTCCATGATGCTATTG TATGGCTTGACCTTAGGACCCAGCCTACAGTTGAGAGACTGCTTAAACGAATTCCAGGGCAAAATAAGTCCTTCTTAAAG AGTAAAACTGGTCTCCCACTTAGCACATACTTCAGTGCAGTGAAACTTCGTTGGCTTCTAGATAATGTGCCAAAAGTCAAGCAAGCAGTTTTGAACCGGAGAGCTTTGTTTGGTACTATTGATTCATGGCTGATATGG AGTTTGACAGGTGGGAAAGATGGAGGTATCCACTGTACTGATGTGACCAATGCCAGTCGAACAATGCTGTTTAACATTCACTCATTAGAATGGGATGAGGAACTTTGCAA gttttttgaaATTCCTATGGAAATACTTCCCAAAGTGCGGAGTTCCTCAGAGATTTATGGATTGAtg AAAATCTCTCCTACCTTG AGTTCTGGAGCTTTGACTGGCATTCCAATTTCTGGG TGCTTAGGTGACCAGTCTGCTGCTCTAGTAGGACAAATGTGCTTTAAGGATGGTCAAGCAAAAAATAC GTATGGAACAGGCTGCTTCTTACTCTGCAATACAGGTCAAAAG cCTGCACTTTCTGAGCATGGCCTTCTGACAACTGTGGCTTACAAACTGGGCAGAGAGAAACCAGTGTATTATGCATTAGAA GGATCTGTTGCCATAGCTGGTGCTGTTGTTCGTTGGTTAAGGGACAACCTAGGTATTGCACGGTCTTCAGATGAAATCG AGAAACTTGCTGCTGATGTAGGCACTTCTTATGGCTGCTACTTTGTCCCAGCATTCTCAGGATTATATGCTCCATATTGGGAACCTAGTGCTAGAGG CATTATCTGTGGCCTTACTCAGTTTACAAATAAAAATCACATTGCCTTTGCTGCTCTAGAAGCTGTTTGCTTTCAAACACGAGAG ATTTTGGATGCAATGAACAAAGACTGTGGAATTCCACTAAGTCAGTTACAAGTTGATGGAGGAATGACTAACAACAAGATCCTTATGCAACTCCAAGCTGACATTCTCTGTATTCCAGTAG TAAAGCCATCTATGCCTGAAACTACAGCCCTAGGAGCAGCTATGGCAGCAGGAGCAGCTGAAGGAGTAGGAGTCTGGAGTCTCAATCTTGATGATCTTACAGCAGTAACATGTGAATGCTTTGAGCCAAAGATTAATCCTGAAG AAAGCGAGTATCGCTACAGAAGGTGGAAGAAAGCTGTAAAGAAGTCAATGGGCTGGGAGACATCAGAACCTCAAGAAAGTG
- the gk gene encoding glycerol kinase isoform X1, giving the protein MAAGVGAQGGAMGPLVGAIDQGTSSTRFLVFNANTSELLSHHQVEIQQKFPKEGWVEQDPVEILQSVYECVERTCEKLNQLNVDIANIKAVGVSNQRETTVVWDKLTGEPLHDAIVWLDLRTQPTVERLLKRIPGQNKSFLKSKTGLPLSTYFSAVKLRWLLDNVPKVKQAVLNRRALFGTIDSWLIWSLTGGKDGGIHCTDVTNASRTMLFNIHSLEWDEELCKFFEIPMEILPKVRSSSEIYGLMKISPTLSSGALTGIPISGCLGDQSAALVGQMCFKDGQAKNTYGTGCFLLCNTGQKPALSEHGLLTTVAYKLGREKPVYYALEGSVAIAGAVVRWLRDNLGIARSSDEIEKLAADVGTSYGCYFVPAFSGLYAPYWEPSARGIICGLTQFTNKNHIAFAALEAVCFQTREILDAMNKDCGIPLSQLQVDGGMTNNKILMQLQADILCIPVVKPSMPETTALGAAMAAGAAEGVGVWSLNLDDLTAVTCECFEPKINPEESEYRYRRWKKAVKKSMGWETSEPQESGETSIFCSLPLGFFVMSSLLMLIGAKYISAYCK; this is encoded by the exons ATGGCGGCGGGCGTGGGGGCCCAGGGTGGCGCCATGGGCCCGCTGGTGGGGGCCATCGACCAAGGGACCAGCTCCACCCGCTTCTTG GTTTTTAATGCAAATACATCTGAATTGCTGAGTCACCATCAAGTAGAGATCCAGCAGAAATTCCCCAAAGAAGG gTGGGTAGAACAGGATCCAGTGGAAATACTTCAGTCTGTTTATGAATGTGTGGAAAGGACGTGTGAAAAACTGAACCAGCTAAATGTAGACATTGCCAATATAAAAG CTGTTGGAGTCAGCAATCAAAGAGAGACAACTGTGGTGTGGGACAAACTAACTGGAGAGCCTCTCCATGATGCTATTG TATGGCTTGACCTTAGGACCCAGCCTACAGTTGAGAGACTGCTTAAACGAATTCCAGGGCAAAATAAGTCCTTCTTAAAG AGTAAAACTGGTCTCCCACTTAGCACATACTTCAGTGCAGTGAAACTTCGTTGGCTTCTAGATAATGTGCCAAAAGTCAAGCAAGCAGTTTTGAACCGGAGAGCTTTGTTTGGTACTATTGATTCATGGCTGATATGG AGTTTGACAGGTGGGAAAGATGGAGGTATCCACTGTACTGATGTGACCAATGCCAGTCGAACAATGCTGTTTAACATTCACTCATTAGAATGGGATGAGGAACTTTGCAA gttttttgaaATTCCTATGGAAATACTTCCCAAAGTGCGGAGTTCCTCAGAGATTTATGGATTGAtg AAAATCTCTCCTACCTTG AGTTCTGGAGCTTTGACTGGCATTCCAATTTCTGGG TGCTTAGGTGACCAGTCTGCTGCTCTAGTAGGACAAATGTGCTTTAAGGATGGTCAAGCAAAAAATAC GTATGGAACAGGCTGCTTCTTACTCTGCAATACAGGTCAAAAG cCTGCACTTTCTGAGCATGGCCTTCTGACAACTGTGGCTTACAAACTGGGCAGAGAGAAACCAGTGTATTATGCATTAGAA GGATCTGTTGCCATAGCTGGTGCTGTTGTTCGTTGGTTAAGGGACAACCTAGGTATTGCACGGTCTTCAGATGAAATCG AGAAACTTGCTGCTGATGTAGGCACTTCTTATGGCTGCTACTTTGTCCCAGCATTCTCAGGATTATATGCTCCATATTGGGAACCTAGTGCTAGAGG CATTATCTGTGGCCTTACTCAGTTTACAAATAAAAATCACATTGCCTTTGCTGCTCTAGAAGCTGTTTGCTTTCAAACACGAGAG ATTTTGGATGCAATGAACAAAGACTGTGGAATTCCACTAAGTCAGTTACAAGTTGATGGAGGAATGACTAACAACAAGATCCTTATGCAACTCCAAGCTGACATTCTCTGTATTCCAGTAG TAAAGCCATCTATGCCTGAAACTACAGCCCTAGGAGCAGCTATGGCAGCAGGAGCAGCTGAAGGAGTAGGAGTCTGGAGTCTCAATCTTGATGATCTTACAGCAGTAACATGTGAATGCTTTGAGCCAAAGATTAATCCTGAAG AAAGCGAGTATCGCTACAGAAGGTGGAAGAAAGCTGTAAAGAAGTCAATGGGCTGGGAGACATCAGAACCTCAAGAAAGTG
- the gk gene encoding glycerol kinase isoform X2 has product MAAGVGAQGGAMGPLVGAIDQGTSSTRFLVFNANTSELLSHHQVEIQQKFPKEGWVEQDPVEILQSVYECVERTCEKLNQLNVDIANIKAVGVSNQRETTVVWDKLTGEPLHDAIVWLDLRTQPTVERLLKRIPGQNKSFLKSKTGLPLSTYFSAVKLRWLLDNVPKVKQAVLNRRALFGTIDSWLIWSLTGGKDGGIHCTDVTNASRTMLFNIHSLEWDEELCKFFEIPMEILPKVRSSSEIYGLMSSGALTGIPISGCLGDQSAALVGQMCFKDGQAKNTYGTGCFLLCNTGQKPALSEHGLLTTVAYKLGREKPVYYALEGSVAIAGAVVRWLRDNLGIARSSDEIEKLAADVGTSYGCYFVPAFSGLYAPYWEPSARGIICGLTQFTNKNHIAFAALEAVCFQTREILDAMNKDCGIPLSQLQVDGGMTNNKILMQLQADILCIPVVKPSMPETTALGAAMAAGAAEGVGVWSLNLDDLTAVTCECFEPKINPEESEYRYRRWKKAVKKSMGWETSEPQESGETSIFCSLPLGFFVMSSLLMLIGAKYISAYCK; this is encoded by the exons ATGGCGGCGGGCGTGGGGGCCCAGGGTGGCGCCATGGGCCCGCTGGTGGGGGCCATCGACCAAGGGACCAGCTCCACCCGCTTCTTG GTTTTTAATGCAAATACATCTGAATTGCTGAGTCACCATCAAGTAGAGATCCAGCAGAAATTCCCCAAAGAAGG gTGGGTAGAACAGGATCCAGTGGAAATACTTCAGTCTGTTTATGAATGTGTGGAAAGGACGTGTGAAAAACTGAACCAGCTAAATGTAGACATTGCCAATATAAAAG CTGTTGGAGTCAGCAATCAAAGAGAGACAACTGTGGTGTGGGACAAACTAACTGGAGAGCCTCTCCATGATGCTATTG TATGGCTTGACCTTAGGACCCAGCCTACAGTTGAGAGACTGCTTAAACGAATTCCAGGGCAAAATAAGTCCTTCTTAAAG AGTAAAACTGGTCTCCCACTTAGCACATACTTCAGTGCAGTGAAACTTCGTTGGCTTCTAGATAATGTGCCAAAAGTCAAGCAAGCAGTTTTGAACCGGAGAGCTTTGTTTGGTACTATTGATTCATGGCTGATATGG AGTTTGACAGGTGGGAAAGATGGAGGTATCCACTGTACTGATGTGACCAATGCCAGTCGAACAATGCTGTTTAACATTCACTCATTAGAATGGGATGAGGAACTTTGCAA gttttttgaaATTCCTATGGAAATACTTCCCAAAGTGCGGAGTTCCTCAGAGATTTATGGATTGAtg AGTTCTGGAGCTTTGACTGGCATTCCAATTTCTGGG TGCTTAGGTGACCAGTCTGCTGCTCTAGTAGGACAAATGTGCTTTAAGGATGGTCAAGCAAAAAATAC GTATGGAACAGGCTGCTTCTTACTCTGCAATACAGGTCAAAAG cCTGCACTTTCTGAGCATGGCCTTCTGACAACTGTGGCTTACAAACTGGGCAGAGAGAAACCAGTGTATTATGCATTAGAA GGATCTGTTGCCATAGCTGGTGCTGTTGTTCGTTGGTTAAGGGACAACCTAGGTATTGCACGGTCTTCAGATGAAATCG AGAAACTTGCTGCTGATGTAGGCACTTCTTATGGCTGCTACTTTGTCCCAGCATTCTCAGGATTATATGCTCCATATTGGGAACCTAGTGCTAGAGG CATTATCTGTGGCCTTACTCAGTTTACAAATAAAAATCACATTGCCTTTGCTGCTCTAGAAGCTGTTTGCTTTCAAACACGAGAG ATTTTGGATGCAATGAACAAAGACTGTGGAATTCCACTAAGTCAGTTACAAGTTGATGGAGGAATGACTAACAACAAGATCCTTATGCAACTCCAAGCTGACATTCTCTGTATTCCAGTAG TAAAGCCATCTATGCCTGAAACTACAGCCCTAGGAGCAGCTATGGCAGCAGGAGCAGCTGAAGGAGTAGGAGTCTGGAGTCTCAATCTTGATGATCTTACAGCAGTAACATGTGAATGCTTTGAGCCAAAGATTAATCCTGAAG AAAGCGAGTATCGCTACAGAAGGTGGAAGAAAGCTGTAAAGAAGTCAATGGGCTGGGAGACATCAGAACCTCAAGAAAGTG